The Malus domestica chromosome 10, GDT2T_hap1 genome contains a region encoding:
- the LOC103422479 gene encoding uncharacterized protein has translation MKKLYRKGAVHPSPPIISDHLAFLPATILTLAAALSPEDREVLAYLISCSNSSVNLSSSSSSYAPPRNRTTAAAKKTAAAKGGSGGGVVAGDHPARFNCNCFRCYTSYWVRWDESPNRQLIHEIIDAFEDELLTESKGFSSKTSRKERRNKSRVNNGSGELKRSELSVKRKELAQSHTADQEAGGGGGEVDEEDSEKGSVRRFVSFLGERIWGVWSQ, from the coding sequence ATGAAGAAGCTCTACCGAAAGGGAGCGGTTCATCCGTCACCGCCAATCATATCAGACCACCTGGCCTTTCTTCCCGCCACCATCCTCACCCTGGCGGCGGCTCTGTCACCCGAGGACAGAGAAGTCCTGGCTTACCTCATCTCCTGTTCTAACAGCTCCGTCAActtatcctcctcctcctcctcgtaCGCTCCTCCACGTAATAGGACAACCGCCGCCGCCAAAAAGACGGCAGCAGCAAAGGGCGGCAGCGGGGGCGGTGTGGTTGCCGGGGACCACCCGGCTAGGTTTAACTGCAACTGCTTCAGGTGCTACACGAGTTACTGGGTCAGATGGGACGAGTCGCCAAATCGCCAACTCATCCACGAGATCATCGATGCTTTTGAAGACGAGCTGCTGACTGAGAGCAAAGGGTTTTCATCAAAGACTAGTAGGAAGGAGAGGAGGAACAAGAGTAGGGTTAATAATGGCTCGGGCGAGTTGAAGAGGTCCGAGTTGAGTGTGAAAAGGAAGGAGCTGGCTCAGTCTCACACGGCGGATCAAGAGGCCGGTGGCGGCGGCGGAGAGGTTGATGAGGAAGACTCGGAAAAAGGGTCAGTGAGAAGGTTTGTGAGCTTTCTTGGAGAGAGAATATGGGGTGTGTGGAGTCAATAA
- the LOC103429725 gene encoding mitochondrial pyruvate carrier 4-like: MAATKLQALWNHPAGPKTIHFWAPTFKWGISIANIADFAKPPENLSYPQQIAVACTGVVWSRYSTVITPKNWNLFSVNVAMAGTGLYQLSRKIRHDYFPEKEAAVAEE; this comes from the exons ATGGCGGCTACGAAGCTCCAAGCGCTGTGGAATCACCCGGCCGGCCCTAAAACCA TTCACTTTTGGGCTCCCACATTTAAATGGGGAATCAGCATAGCTAATATTGCTGACTTCGCTAAACCACCAGAAAACCTTTCATATCCTCAGCAAATAG CGGTTGCATGCACCGGAGTTGTCTGGTCCCGTTATAGCACCGTCATTACTCCG AAGAACTGGAATCTTTTTAGTGTGAACGTAGCGATGGCAGGGACAGGCCTCTACCAACTCAGTCGTAAAATACG GCATGACTATTTCCCCGAGAAAGAAGCAGCAGTTGCTGAAGAATGA